The following proteins are co-located in the Methyloterricola oryzae genome:
- the uvrD gene encoding DNA helicase II produces the protein MDITPIIEPLNDAQRMAVTAPPTAMLVLAGAGSGKTRVLVHRIAWLMQVEAVSPNSILSVTFTNKAAREMRGRIETLLNFPAGGMWMGTFHGLAHRLLRRHAREAGLPETFQILDSDDQYRLIRRILKNLELDEARWPPRQIQWYINAQKDEGLRARHLAESYDPFERQLQRVYRVYEEQCDRTGLVDFAELLLRAHEFLRDNAEPLAHYQRRFRHVLVDEFQDTNSIQYAWLNLLTRDRNNLFVVGDDDQSIYGWRGARIENLYRFQQDYPAHQLVRLEQNYRSTGNILGAANALIARNEGRLGKNLWTDGGGGEPIRLYAAFNEQDEAYFVVDRIRQWAQEGHRRSEAAILYRSNAQSRQFEEKLMALGIPYRVYGGLRFFERAEIKDALAYLRLLSNRDDDPSFERIINTPTRGIGARTLDAVRELARDQACSLWQAAQLLSQGGSLPARARGLLAGFLALADELARQARERPLFEQVHQVIQHSGLIDYYRKEKSEQAETRVENLEELVNAARQFENEAEADEGLSRLDQFLAHAALEAGESQGDPFEDCVQLMSLHSAKGLEFDLVFMVGLEEGLFPSMQSLEETGRLEEERRLCYVGITRARRQLYMTHAESRRLYGKESYPRPSRFLREIPPEHVQEIRMRGNVSRPVVAVPQAEGGAGGFKLGQRVSHAKFGEGVILQAEGDGAQARVQVNFADAGTKWLMLAYANLQAI, from the coding sequence ATGGATATTACCCCCATCATTGAGCCGCTGAACGACGCGCAGCGCATGGCGGTCACCGCGCCGCCCACCGCCATGCTGGTACTGGCGGGCGCCGGCAGCGGCAAGACGCGGGTGCTGGTGCACCGCATCGCCTGGCTGATGCAAGTCGAGGCAGTCTCACCCAACAGCATTCTGTCGGTTACCTTCACCAACAAGGCCGCCCGGGAAATGCGCGGACGCATCGAAACCCTGCTGAATTTCCCGGCCGGCGGCATGTGGATGGGCACTTTCCACGGGCTGGCGCATAGGCTGCTGCGCCGGCACGCCCGGGAAGCCGGCTTGCCCGAGACCTTCCAGATACTCGACTCGGACGACCAGTACCGGCTGATCCGCCGCATCCTGAAGAATCTGGAACTGGACGAGGCGCGCTGGCCGCCCCGTCAGATCCAGTGGTACATCAATGCGCAGAAGGACGAAGGCCTGCGCGCGCGCCACCTGGCGGAAAGCTACGATCCGTTCGAACGGCAGTTGCAGCGCGTCTACCGCGTGTACGAGGAACAGTGCGATCGCACCGGCCTGGTGGATTTCGCCGAACTGCTGCTGCGCGCCCATGAATTCCTGCGGGATAACGCGGAGCCCCTGGCCCATTACCAGAGGCGCTTCCGTCATGTACTGGTGGACGAGTTCCAGGACACCAACAGCATCCAGTATGCCTGGCTCAACCTGCTGACCCGGGACCGGAACAACCTTTTCGTGGTGGGCGATGATGACCAGTCCATCTATGGCTGGCGCGGCGCGCGCATCGAGAACCTGTACCGCTTTCAGCAGGATTACCCGGCCCACCAGCTGGTGCGGCTGGAACAGAACTACCGCTCAACCGGCAACATACTGGGCGCGGCCAACGCCCTGATCGCCCGCAATGAGGGCCGCCTAGGCAAGAACCTCTGGACCGACGGTGGCGGCGGCGAGCCCATCCGGCTGTATGCGGCCTTCAACGAACAGGATGAGGCCTATTTTGTGGTGGACCGCATCCGCCAGTGGGCGCAGGAGGGTCACCGGCGATCCGAAGCGGCGATTCTCTACCGTTCCAACGCCCAGTCGCGCCAGTTCGAGGAAAAGCTCATGGCGCTGGGCATTCCTTACCGGGTTTACGGCGGTCTGCGTTTTTTCGAGCGCGCCGAGATCAAGGACGCGCTGGCCTATCTGAGGCTGCTATCCAATCGGGACGACGACCCTTCCTTCGAGCGCATCATCAACACCCCCACCCGCGGCATCGGTGCACGCACGCTGGATGCGGTGCGTGAACTGGCGCGGGATCAGGCCTGCTCGCTGTGGCAGGCGGCGCAACTGCTCAGCCAGGGCGGATCCCTGCCGGCGCGCGCGCGCGGATTGCTCGCCGGTTTTCTCGCGCTCGCGGATGAGTTGGCTCGGCAGGCCCGGGAGCGGCCCTTGTTCGAGCAGGTGCATCAGGTCATTCAGCATTCAGGCCTCATCGATTACTACCGCAAGGAAAAGAGCGAGCAGGCCGAGACTCGGGTGGAAAACCTGGAAGAACTGGTCAATGCCGCCCGCCAGTTCGAAAACGAGGCGGAAGCGGACGAGGGCCTGAGCCGCCTCGACCAGTTCCTGGCCCACGCGGCGCTGGAAGCGGGTGAAAGCCAGGGCGATCCCTTCGAGGACTGCGTGCAGCTCATGAGCCTGCACTCCGCCAAAGGTTTGGAGTTCGATCTGGTGTTCATGGTGGGCCTTGAGGAAGGCTTATTTCCCAGCATGCAATCGCTGGAGGAAACCGGACGCCTGGAAGAGGAGCGGCGGCTCTGTTACGTGGGCATCACCCGCGCGCGCCGCCAGTTGTACATGACCCACGCGGAATCGCGCCGGCTCTACGGCAAGGAATCCTATCCCAGACCTTCGCGCTTCTTGCGCGAAATCCCCCCGGAACACGTTCAGGAGATACGCATGCGCGGCAACGTCAGCCGCCCCGTCGTCGCGGTGCCGCAGGCTGAGGGCGGTGCGG
- a CDS encoding YgaP family membrane protein yields MNFDFKKMTKKEINVGLKDQKIRYGAGAALILLSVVMGNVLLLIVGGVLVATGFMRWCPAYSGMGKSTVDPNDPVPAPSVPHGEGEQH; encoded by the coding sequence ATGAATTTTGATTTCAAGAAGATGACCAAGAAAGAGATCAACGTCGGCCTGAAAGACCAGAAGATTCGCTATGGAGCCGGCGCCGCGCTGATTCTGCTGTCGGTAGTGATGGGCAATGTGCTCTTGTTGATCGTGGGTGGCGTCCTGGTGGCCACCGGATTCATGCGCTGGTGCCCCGCGTATTCCGGGATGGGCAAGAGCACCGTCGATCCCAACGATCCTGTACCTGCTCCAAGTGTCCCTCATGGCGAGGGAGAACAGCACTAA